The Primulina tabacum isolate GXHZ01 chromosome 1, ASM2559414v2, whole genome shotgun sequence genome contains the following window.
TAGACTTTTATAAGATCAGAATAAAACAGAAGATACAAAAAAATGACAAggatttattataaatattccAGAAAACAACTGACAGATCATTCACTGACATTTCCTTCTTTATCCAATTCCTGGATAACTGGCTCTGGAAATTACAATAGATAATCATTAAGGACTTAGTGagaattaaataatgataaatatGATGTTAAATTTAACAGAATGATATGATAGATAATATGGTCGGCATCCGTTTATATGagtgcatgaaaaaaatatggtTAGTAAAGAATAACGAGCCAAGTGAACTAATATATTCGGACCAAGGTCACGTTGTTTAATGGACTCAATCTCCAGACCAAAGTCTGTTGTCCAGAACTCTGTCTCGGTCGATTACTTTATCATTCAATTAAAACCTCAATTGGTGAAAGCTTGATAAGAATCACACTTAGTGTGATGATATTACAATGAGAACATTTCATTGAAgcattcaataaaattattacgGAATAACAATAATGAGTAAATTAAGTAgagtaaattaataaatatgatGCGATCAAGTTGATAGATTTTATCAGTAAGAAGGATATCGGCATGATTGAGGATTCAATATGATAAAAGTAGTGGCCATCGAAGTAGTGcatatttttatgcatcaacGAGATTAAGAGATACCATAATTATGCACAGGCACAAGAAATCAATAGAACATGACGAATATCATTTAAGAATATATTACATCATAATTTCCAGACCAAATGCCAAGACTATAGGAAAAACGGCAAAAATTTCTCACCTTAGTGACTTACTATAGATGAGTGTGATAATCCAAAGTTCAAGCCAATTCTATTGACCAAGGTGATTATCATTAGTATAGTATAACACTTTCTAATTCATTTTAATATAGACTATCCCTAAAATTTACCAAAATAATGAGTATTAGCCCATAactttataaactttatttggTGTCTTAAAATACTATAGTGATAATGGACTCGTCTTATGTCTTAATAAGTGTATATACTTTAAATATTCATAATAATAGCaaattatcataaaaataaatataaaaaatattattccgaaagtaacataattttttttatatcgaATATATAACTCACAAAATTATAGTAAATAACTCGTATGTCCAAAAATTATAAAACTTCATAGTTACTTCCATTGATATAATTTTGAAGTATTGAAGGCTAGAAACATGTATAAAATGGTTAAGATGATCATATAAGTATCAAATCATATCCGAAAATTATAGTATTagcatttaaaaaatttacagtAAATGAAATACTCATACAAAATTCACGAAACTTGAACAATAGCCTAGAATAACATAGAACAaggtttgaaaataaaaattttgtttttcaccGGCGTCTATCCGACACTCGCGTCCCAGGTTTTTCTAGCATATGCAAAAAAGGATTTCCCACAATTTTTGTATTATTAGTTTTCTCAAATTCGCAGTCAAATCGTGCCAGAAACGAAATAACTAGTAAAACTCATACCCCTACTTTGATTGTCGGAAAACACTATTTCCGATGTCGATTCCGAGAAACCACTGACATAAGTGAGAAATATGACGTATAATGAACAACTTTCATGCTCAGACTAAggtataatatagtcaaaataAGTATGTAAAATGAGAATGAAAACAGTACCTCAAAAATGAGTTTTCTGGCATTATTTCCTTCCCGGGAAGTGGTGGTTTATGAATTTTAACGAAAAATCGGCTGATGATTTTTCGGCACCTCATTTTTTGATAGCTTTCTGGCTAAATAGAGAGTATTGTGGAGTTTTTTTAGAATGTTTGGAGGAGTTTGAGATGCATAAAAGATTTTTTTCCCTCTTTTCAACTTTTTTTAAAGCTCCATTCTCTCACCATTCTTTCCTATTCTTGACCAGCCTCTTAAGCTCGAAAATTAGGCTATGAAACTGTTGAAATTCTTCAGATGAATGGTCTCATTTTATAGGCAAGAACCAAGCCTTTCCTCCGATCCATGTTGGACAAGTTCCGATCATCGGTTTGGCAAGGAAAGAGGTGGTATGTTAGTTAAGTAAGTATGATGATGACAATATTACATCCCtatctatgtatgtatgcatgtGTGtgggtatatatatatttgtttgctATGTGTTTATATATTTGACTTgcttatttcaattttattttattttgcactatataataattaataaatttaagtaATGAAATgcaaaatattatatatgtatatacctTAATGATGGGGTATTACAAGAGAAAACATGCAAAGGGAACAAAAATGCTATTTGGTTATAACCAAATTGCAAAGACGTTGTGATGTCTTTTTCAAATGCCTCTGTTCACAGACATCCTTTGTATTTTCTGTATGCAGGAGCTAAAAATACAGCCATGCCCAGTTGTCTTTGCATCTTTTTCCTGTGGGCCAAAAGCTTGCATGTATAAGGTTCTCCGTGTAAGtgccattttttaaaattaaaatataagtaTTTGTTTTATCTATCTGTTTATTGGTTGTTGTTTGTAACTTTTCTCCGCCAACTATAGCAAATAGCTAAAATCGAGATTTTACTATGTCCATGTGGTTGCAGATAATCGAAAACAAGTGTGACATTGAAGTTAATATGGTATACTTTCTTCTGCATATCTTGATGCTTTTTATCCCTGTATCCATCTGTTATTTTGCTCAAGGAGTTTTTACATTGTTGCCGTAGTGCAAATCCTGGTTCTACTAGAATCTTAGGAAAAAAATTCGTCGAACTGACAGTTGTATTTCTTTGTGAAGCATGACTTCCGGCTTGTTAAAGACTGTCTTTGTGGAAATATTTTTGATTCCACTCCAGTGGATTTTACCAGCGACTTGGGCACTCGATTTTTTCTCCATCCAAGTGTGCTTAAAATGTCGCGTCCTCCCCGAATGGTGACATGGATTTGCAATGGCATCTCTTCCAGTCTAGATGCAGTCTTTCTTAGCAGATTTGAATCACAACGTGCCGAGTACTGGCAAACACTGTACTCCACAGTTGTAAGAATCTATCGTATTTAATTGAAAGCTACTTCTTTAGCTATTAGTTCGTCATTCACTCTTATTGTCATCTTGTCATCAGAGCATGGGTGCCCCATATCTCATATTGTGCTCGGAAGATGATGATCTTGCtccttttcaaataattttcaatTTTGCTACGAGGCTTAAAGACCTTGGTGCTGACGTTAAAATGGTCAAGTGGGACAGTTCATCTCATGTTGGTATGTTTCTGGATTTCATGTTTCAGTCCCTTTATTTTCGTTACCTTGGTTTGTGCTCATATTAAGTAATGAAGCGTTCACCTATCTAACGATTGCGCAaatctaaaattttttatttgacaaTTTGAAGAACTGTGAGTTTTCTAATTGAGTCACTATATCTTACGCAGGCCATTTTCGAAATTATCCTGTAGAATACATGGCGGCTGTGACAGAGCTTCTTGGAAAAGCTGTTACATTATACTCTCAAAGAATACGAGAACTGGAAGGAGAGAAAGTGGGCTTAGAAGGAACCGATACAGAGATTTCGGATCCATTTCACAACTTCAGAAAAGCAGCTTCAAGATCAAATCAGAGCTTTGACAGAATAACCCTGGACTTAAACAACCAATTCGTTGTGCCCGGGTCTGTAGAGTATCATGAGGATAGGGGCGTTGGTTCGGTGCAAGACGAACGTAAGGAAAGTTATATTCCTCTATCAAGCCCACCGAAAATCGGTGTCCATGGGATTCTTGGTCAATTCCTGTTCGATGTCTGTGTCCCAAAAAATGTGGAGAACTGGGATATAGGATCATCACACACATTGAGAAGGGAGCCTTTTACGTCTGGTCGGAGGCATTCGGCTTTCAACCCTATGAAATGCTTACGACGCTCAAGATTATGAATTTCTGGTTGAAGTATTTGTCCATTTTATCGCCTATGGATACTTTTAAGTATGATAACTTTTATCCAAACAAATACGGATGCAATAAACTCTGTAAATTATTATGATGTTAGATGAAAGATCACTATATTGGAATAAATTTGAACGTTCAACTTCCACTATTACCCTTTTTTTCTGTTGCATCGATTTTccttctgtggggacccgggctctaactcaatttttttcgGGATCAGTCggatcattgttcaaaaatacgcgtctaaattttgcttttaacattaaatcaaatgtttataattcaggcacaagataattctatattcatttcattacaacaaccataatatacatgcttcgttttattcatattctacaaatcagtaattaaatacagtgcATATCAAAAGTATAACTACTAGTTcgtctgctacgcccgtgatcaccacgctatgtccatctctcatctctgtcgcgaccctgatcctgccccacctgttgttatgcacacatacagacataacaacagccgaaaactccggtgagaacaaatcccagtataaaacatgtatatatgctgatacgaaatcataaatcatgcatgaaagcaataacaatggctccatagtctatgaaaccgatctatctaaacatgcaacccaaatcaaatcatgtcttgactcgaatcgactctactctagggatcccagtatgaataagacgtcactgtctgtcacctaccctcccaatcggggtaactgtacgtcttattcctagacttcggtcaagtctgtatcgaatgtctacaatcggagtgaatctgatccgaagcgtcgataccaccgaacatctagtttggcaagtctgccaataactctcctatctcaaaggcttgaatataaatctataaacaagacatcatcatatcaagagatttgaatataaatctataaataaatcgtaatcatatcaaaagataaacaataattctagtatgtgagtTTGTTgagaaactcaaattgaatctcatttgagttgtgtcttccccaaacaaaacatgcattatacatttcgtcgcacaatctctgtcgcTATCGAAATCTCGCTGTCAAAGttgccaatacaaatctgaaatggcatcatcaatgtacattctatcaagctctagtatacctcaatacacatgagattcaatatttcatttcaatgcaatttcgacggcataacggcggattctcgatataccgatcaactcatataacagaaatcaataaccataatccaaaatcttcaTGAATCACATGTACTATTCTGAAATCTCCACCATCTcaattccatacatgctggaaattcataacaatcacaTATAGTATTATTCCTTCTATCTCTTTTTCCACTATATGTTCACAACAATCATAAGAACGCAAAATAGAAACCAAATCTGATTTCCTTTAAcagctcaacttcaaaacatgctgaacttaataaaacatatacccttttgaagcccttgatgcaaggaacaagaatctatacttggaatgaagtttggatgtgtaattctttcaaaatcataactttgaagcataaggaattgaagtttctccccactctctttcgtttctcagctgatggaagtggagagaaatgaatcagcacatttctatatatataccatgccatgtgtcaacttgagaaacaaaggtggctttctcgcatgcagcaccgcgggtgcggtcactcttcaccgcgggtgcgctgtgcccacggcatgcctttcattttctgaaattcgacgaccgcgggtgcggtacatataagaccgcgggtgcggtgacattaccgcAGGTGCGTTTAcgttagcaccgcgggtgcggtgtcatttctgtaattaattcCCAACTCTCTGTCCCTCAACAGCGGGTGCACTctgtcttggaccgcgggtgcggtgaccctactgtaaaatgaccaattttctgtccatgcaccgcgggtgcggcatCAGAAGGGGCGCGGGTACGGTCTcttccttcaagcaacacttcatcttttcattttatccacatacaatctagggcattacactTTCCTTCTGTTGGTAAGTAAGTGTAAACTAAGGTAACAAATTCTGGCAAATTTGGTCTCTCAATTGTCATGCTTCAAAGATTATTACGAAATTGGCGTATACATTGGTAATAAAACTTAAAAGTCGACCTCTACATGTCCATCTTTTTAAATTAGCGTTACAAGTTCCAACTCATGTTGGGATAATCTGAGCTTGAAATTATATGGAACTATGGAAGAGTTTAAAATGACAAAATGATTTTGAAatcttttcaaaattaattCCCAAAATACGAAGTAGTGAAAATTGAACGCAGTTATGGTTTGAGTGTGAGTGAATAACGTTTTAGAATAAGGTAAATGAAACAAAGCATTACTTGATAACCGAAAgtctttcat
Protein-coding sequences here:
- the LOC142555950 gene encoding uncharacterized protein LOC142555950, with protein sequence MWGFGGRHYWGRKERGKVEGIVVVFAWMSSQDNHLKNYVDLYSSIGWNSLVCHSQFLNLFFPDKAESFALEIVSELVQELKIQPCPVVFASFSCGPKACMYKVLRIIENKCDIEVNMHDFRLVKDCLCGNIFDSTPVDFTSDLGTRFFLHPSVLKMSRPPRMVTWICNGISSSLDAVFLSRFESQRAEYWQTLYSTVSMGAPYLILCSEDDDLAPFQIIFNFATRLKDLGADVKMVKWDSSSHVGHFRNYPVEYMAAVTELLGKAVTLYSQRIRELEGEKVGLEGTDTEISDPFHNFRKAASRSNQSFDRITLDLNNQFVVPGSVEYHEDRGVGSVQDERKESYIPLSSPPKIGVHGILGQFLFDVCVPKNVENWDIGSSHTLRREPFTSGRRHSAFNPMKCLRRSRL